In Etheostoma spectabile isolate EspeVRDwgs_2016 chromosome 20, UIUC_Espe_1.0, whole genome shotgun sequence, the following are encoded in one genomic region:
- the exoc5 gene encoding exocyst complex component 5 — protein MATTAQLFEEPFDADEYIERLAWRTPGGGSKGGAEAFDPKRLLEEFENHIEELKQLDEKIQRRVEKLEHQCHREAKEFAHKVHDLQRSNQVAFQHFQELDEHISYVATKVCHLGDQLEGVNTPRQRAVEAQRLMTYFNEFLDGDLRSDVFNNPDKIKEAADIIQKLHLIAQELPFDRFADVKAKIASKYHDLERQLIQEFTAAQRRGEIGRMREVAAVLLHFKGYAHCVDVYIKQCQEGAYLRNDVFEDTAVLCQRVNKQVGEVFSSPETVMTKLIQNIFENKLQAHVKEKLDETRHSDVEQYLKNLYDLYTRTTALATKLTEFNLGSDKHTFLSKLIKSIFSSYLESYIDMEREYLRSRGAMILQRYYDSKNHQKRLIGTGSIQELKERIRQRTNLSLGPVIDTHGETFLSPELVVNLLQETRHAFERCHRLSDPSDLPKNAFSIFLLLVDHLCVEHIDYALEIGLSAIPSSDAKNANLYFLDVVQQANSIFHLFDKQFNDQLMPLISSSPKLAECLHKKKEVIEQMEVKLDTGIDRTINCMVGQMKHILATEQKKTDFRPEDENNVMIQYTTACSKVCVYVSRQVEHVRKSMDGKNVDTVLTELGIRFHRLIHEHLQQYSYSSMGGMLAICDVAEYRRCAKDFRVPLVLQLFDTLHALCNLLVVAPDNLKQVCSGEQLTNLDRNLLHAFVQLRVDYRSARLGRHFS, from the exons ATGGCGACAACTGCCCAGCTGTTCGAG GAGCCCTTTGATGCAGATGAGTACATCGAAAGGTTGGCATGGAGGACACCTGGAGGAGGCTCTAAAGGAGGAGCTGAGGCATTTGACCCCAAAAG GCTGTTGGAAGAATTTGAGAACCACATAGAAGAGCTGAAGCAGTTGGATGAGAAGATCCAGCGACGGGTGGAGAAGCTTGAGCATCAGTGTCATCGCGAGGCCAAGGAATTTGCCCACAAAGTTCATGACTTGCAGAGAAGCAACCAG GTGGCCTTTCAGCATTTCCAGGAGCTTGATGAGCATATCAGCtatgtggcaaccaaggtttgTCACCTTGGCGACCAGCTGGAGGGGGTAAACACGCCTCGGCAGAGGGCTGTGGAAGCTCAGCGTCTGATGACCTACTTCAACGAGTTCTTGGATGGAGACCTACGCAGTGACGTCTTCAATAACCCAGACAAG ATTAAGGAGGCTGCTGATATAATTCAGAAGCTGCATCTCATTGCCCAGGAGCTGCCATTCGACAG ATTTGCAGATGTCAAGGCAAAAATTGcaa GTAAGTACCATGACCTGGAGCGGCAGTTAATCCAGGAGTTCACAGCTGCCCAGCGCAGGGGTGAGATTGGACGTATGCGGGAGGTGGCAGCGGTTCTATTACATTTCAAG GGCTATGCACACTGTGTGGATGTTTATATCAAGCAGTGTCAGGAA GGGGCCTACCTGAGGAATGATGTGTTTGAGGACACTGCGGTCCTCTGCCAGAGGGTCAACAAGCAGGTGGGCGAGGTCTTTAGCAGCCCAGAGACTGTTATGACCAAACTCATCCAGAACATCTTTGAAAACAAATTACag GCCCACGTTAAGGAAAAACTGGATGAGACTCGACACTCTGATGTAGAACAGTACCTCAAGAACCTCTATGACCTTTACACCAG GACCACAGCATTGGCCACCAAGCTGACAGAGTTCAACCTGGGCTCAGACAAGCACACTTTCCTGTCCAAGCTGATAAAGAGCATCTTCTCTTCATACCTGGAAAGCTACATTGATATGGAGAGGGAATACCTTCGCTCTCGAGGTGCCATGATTCTGCAGCGCTACTACGACTCCAAGAATCACCAGAAACGCCTAATTGGCACCGGCAG TATCCAAGAACTGAAGGAGCGGATCAGACAGCGCACAAACCTCTCACTCGGCCCTGTCATAGACACCCATGGGGAGacctttctgtccccagagctCGTTGTCAATCTGCTGCAAGAGACGCGTCATGCCTTTGAGAGATGCCACAGG CTTTCAGATCCTTCAGACCTGCCAAAGAACGCCTTCTCGATCTTCCTGCTGCTAGTTGACCATCTGTGTGTGGAACACATCGACTACGCCTTAGAGATTGGCCTCTCAG CAATTCCATCATCAGATGCCAAGAATGCCAACCTGTACTTCCTGGATGTTGTTCAACAGGCAAACTCTATCTTCCACTTGTTTGACAAGCAGTTTAATGACCAGCTCATGCCTCTAATAAG CTCATCTCCAAAGTTGGCAGAGTGCCTGCACAAGAAGAAAGAGGTGATTGAACAGATGGAAGTAAAACTGGACACAGGAATCGACAG aacaaTAAACTGCATGGTGGGACAAATGAAGCACATCTTGGCAACAGAGCAGAAGAAGACTGATTTCAGGCCTGAGGACGAGAACAACGTCATGATCCAGTACACTACA GCCTGCTCCAAGGTATGCGTCTACGTCAGTCGGCAGGTGGAGCATGTTCGGAAGTCTATGGATGGGAAAAATGTGGACACAGTGCTGACGGAGTTGGGCATTCGTTTCCACCGGCTCATCCATGAGCACCTACAGCAGTACAGCTACAGCTCAATGGGAGGCATGCTGGCCATCTGCGATGTGGCTGAATACAGACGATGCGCCAAGGATTTCAGG GTCCCTCTGGTGTTGCAGCTCTTTGACACACTCCACGCCCTTTGTAACCTCCTGGTTGTTGCCCCTGACAACCTGAAgcaggtgtgttcaggtgagcAACTCACCAATCTGGACCGAAACCTCCTGCACGCCTTCGTCCAGCTTAGAGTGGACTACCGTTCAGCCAGACTAGGTCGACACTTCAGTTAA
- the ap5m1 gene encoding AP-5 complex subunit mu-1: MSVRALWIISHEKGENVSILFTRRFATVEHRAKILAGSSYRAVPEDNTVLQLLLTELGLSDSNKSYVALRDDCLHRQRLPALELWVDGPGKGFLWPVLAISHGPLTLACLPLVDVPVEPRPPLASLLSVSQGLTLLAGLQTFLLGSGGKPDREGLASRLAMLPSVLLQVCPLGTPLDVPLLGPPATPTVPAPAGNQKQPAWKTGLHRGRAVVNIALTETVRSMQYGNRSRQDLWDVYGTVTCKCEVEGVLPNVTVTLTLPPNGSPLQDILVHPCVTSLDSSILTASSVDNSDGSAFSGPYKFPFSPPLEPFRLCSYTSQVPVPPILGSYQVREEENQLRVSVTLKLHESVKNSFEYCEAHLPFFNRDQMGVVDVKVSAGQLEVSKEKNLLVWGLGQKFPKCREVTMEGKISFSGPIPGPTDPLCRELTAYIKLYFKVPDMTLSGCCVDQHSVQVYSSAKPRIVTSRELQSKEYFIWNSTGTAPVASGQMML; this comes from the exons ATGAGTGTGCGTGCTTTGTGGATTATTTCTcatgaaaaaggagaaaatgtgtCAATACTTTTTACAAG GAGGTTTGCTACTGTGGAGCACCGTGCAAAGATCCTGGCAGGTTCCTCATATAGGGCAGTCCCAGAAGACAACACTGTGCTGCAGCTCCTGCTCACTGAGTTGGGGCTTTCAGACTCCAACAAGTCCTATGTAGCTCTCAGAGATGATTGCCTTCATCGTCAGCGTCTACCAGCCCTGGAGCTGTGGGTGGACGGTCCTGGAAAGGGATTTCTTTGGCCAGTGTTGGCCATCTCCCACGGGCCTCTTACCCTAGCTTGCTTGCCTTTAGTGGATGTCCCTGTTGAGCCACGGCCACCCCTTGCCAGCCTGCTGTCTGTCTCCCAGGGCCTTACACTCTTGGCAGGTCTGCAGACTTTTCTCCTTGGCTCTGGGGGTAAGCCTGATAGGGAGGGGCTGGCCTCTCGCCTTGCGATGCTGCCCTCTGTGCTCTTGCAGGTTTGTCCACTTGGCACACCCCTGGATGTGCCACTACTGGGGCCACCTGCTACACCCACAGTGCCCGCTCCTGCAGGGAACCAGAAGCAGCCAGCCTGGAAGACGGGGCTCCACCGTGGTCGAGCAGTGGTCAACATAGCACTGACAGAAACAGTGCGCTCCATGCAGTATGGTAACAGGAGCAGGCAGGACCTGTGGGATGTTTATGGCACTGTGACATGCAAA TGTGAAGTAGAAGGGGTGCTCCCAAATGTAACAGTGACCCTCACACTGCCACCAAATGGTTCTCCGCTACAGGACATCCTGGTCCATCCTTGTGTCACCTCACTGGATTCTAGTATCTTGACTGCCAGCAGTGTGGATAACAGTGATGGCTCAGCTTTCTCAGGGCCATATAAGttccccttctctcctcctctggagCCTTTCAGACTATGCAGCTATACATCTCAG GTCCCCGTTCCACCTATCCTTGGTTCGTATCAAGTGAGGGAAGAAGAGAACCAGCTGCGTGTGTCAGTAACCCTTAAACTTCATGAGAGTGTGAAGAACAGCTTTGAGTACTGTGAAGCACACCTGCCATTCTTTAACAG GGATCAGATGGGTGTTGTGGATGTTAAGGTGAGCGCCGGACAGCTGGAGGTTTCAAAGGAGAAGAACCTGTTGGTCTGGGGCCTGG GACAAAAGTTCCCTAAATGTCGTGAGGTCACAATGGAGGGCAAGATCAGCTTTTCTGGGCCGATACCAGGACCTACTGACCCTCTCTGCAGAGAACTTACAGCCTATATCAAG TTGTATTTCAAAGTGCCTGACATGACGCTCTCTGGGTGCTGTGTGGACCAGCATTCAGTGCAGGTTTATTCCTCTGCCAAACCTCGGATTGTAACAT CCCGAGAACTTCAATCCAAAGAGTACTTCATATGGAATTCAACAGGAACTGCTCCGGTAGCCTCTGGGCAGATGATGCTGTAG